In the Telopea speciosissima isolate NSW1024214 ecotype Mountain lineage chromosome 6, Tspe_v1, whole genome shotgun sequence genome, AACACTCTTCCGTGACACTCGTTCATGGGAAGCACGTGTGACGTGTAAGCATGTCTGCCCTCAGCTCTAATTAATGCCACGAAGGCCACCCACGACTAGATGGTGGCCTGCCTTATGCCTAACCAGACCCCAAACTACATCGAGCCCAAAAGTCAACACAGTCAAATCTTCTACAACCATCTGATCTGTAGACTTATTGTGGATAAATTCCCATCGAAAGGCTAATATTTTTCCTTTGGGAATCGTCGGTTCCACCAAATCAAATCCTCTTAATTAATTAAGGGCAAAACGAGTTTAAAAAAAGGGTTAGAGAGAGCGAGTGAGGAATGAAGAGGAAGGTGACTGTCCCACAACGTTGCTTTGCAGCAGctatgttctttcttcttctgctttaaTTACTTCTCTGGTACTCCTCGATAAAAAAAACCAGGGCAGAAATAATTTTGGTAGGACAAGCGAAGAAATGAACAAAAGTAAAAGAAGGGAAAGTCTCTAAATTCTAGATCCCTACCCACTTTCTCGAATCTTTGGTTTCgcagaaaaaaaaactgctttTCAGCGCCGAGAAACCAGTTTCGCTTGTTCGAGATCTCTTCTCCTCTGGGTTAACGTTGGAAAATCGGtgttgatttatatatatttccAGTTCTACACAACGCTCGCTCGATATGGCTACAGGAGAGCTTCTTAGCATTGAACCTCAAGAGCTTAAGTTCCCCTGTAAGCTTcgcttctcttttgtttcattatattttttctctttccctcctCCCCCCTTCTCCTCCGGGTTTTGTTGCAAGGTTTGCCTTTTTAGATCTGTTTTTCATCTCTAGGGTTTGGAGTTTCTAATTACCTCTGTTTGTTTTCTTATTGAAAAGTTGAACTGAAGAAGCAGATCTCATGTTCACTACAGTTATCAAACAAGACGGACAATTATGTTGTTTTCAAGGTAACCCtgttttttccccatttttgtCATCTCTTctattgttgttattgtttttgttttttctcccgTATCTTTTTTGGATTACTTGCGAGGAAGTTTTTGTAGAAAATTTGTAATTTTGATAGTATGGAGATTGGAAATTATGTCCTCTCTTGTATTGTATGGTTTGGATTCTCAAATTTGGAATTGCCACTCGCAGGTGAAGACGACGAATCCAAAGAAGTATTGTGTTCGGCCAAACACCGGAATTGTCTTGCCTCGATCCACTTGCGATGTGATAGGTATTTACCTGATtgctctctctatctctcctgtAATTTTGAGGCTGAAGATGAAGTCCATTTTCTTAGAAAAAAGTTGTTGTTTTGATGATCAGTTACGATGCAAGCACAGCGGGAGGCTCCCCCTGACATGCAATGTAAGGACAAGTTTCTCCTTCAGAGCGCAGTTGCTAGTCCTGGAGCTACTGCAAAGGACATTACACCGGAAATGGTGAGAACAAAATGCGcacaatcttttttttattcggTTGGTGGGAATGATGGTTTATGCTTTACAACTTAATGTGGgtgtcttttttttattattaaatttttacggttggtttttcttttagtttaacAAAGAGTCAGGTAACCAAGTCGAGGAGATCAAATTGAGAGTTGTTTATGTTTCTCCTCCTCAACCACCATCGCCTGTTCCAGAAGGATCTGAGGAAGGTTCTTCACCTAGAGCTTCTGTATCAGACAATGGAAATGTGAATGCTCCTGAATTCAATGCTGTAAGTCTTTACCCTGTGCTCATATTTAGTCGGGAATAAATTAGGTGAAGATAGCCTAACCTCAACGTTTGGTGGGACAACTAACTTGACCTCAAACGAATTAACTGAAAGAGATTGGTGATCTGCCTTAAAAATTATGGTCCCAGGTTTCTAGGGCACATGTTGAGCCTCAAGGTCAGGTTTCAAGAGGATATGCCGAGTCTCAAGACAGAGCTTCAGACGTGAGTTTTTACTGTGTACATttcaattcccccccccccccccaagttaTTGAACATATAGAAGTCTGCAAGTTTATTAGGTACGGATCATATTTTAAGATAGGAAAGACTTGATGCCCATGGACATTACCTTTAAAAGATTTTTGTGTGCTTGTTTTGACTTTTTGGTTTAGATATTACAATTAACTTGTGTGGTCTTTGAAAGCTTACCATAATAAAAGTTTTTTGCATCTGTTTTTTATTGAtgaattattttgaaaaaatgaaTTGAAAACTAAAAGTGTAGGGTCGTGTTTCTGCCCATCACCGAGGGTTTAGGTTTATTGTCTATCTTGTCTCTTTGCCATTTTTGTGTTTACACCAATTGGTTATGGGACAATGTACCATTTTACTATCATCCCTCATGGTCCAGGTGCTTTTCACCAGTCTATACATGGAAGTCCGGACATCTTTGTGGTGGATGGTAATTCCACCTGTCTAGATTTTTCCAATTTGTTGGCTAGCAATTATCGCCTTTGATAACTTTTGCACACTGGGTTGGCTAAATGGACTTTAATTACATGTAACAGTATTAAGCTTTAAACCAGTAATAATGAgtgagagaagaggaagaaggaagagagatcgatggaaggaagagagaacTCTGCTGTGGGAGAAAAACAGAGCCGGCAGATGTTGCAGTCTCCCacagccctttatttataataaacatTACATAAGGAAAGCAAATCCTAGTCTAGCTAGGAAACAATAGAAATAGACTACTAGTCTAACTAggaaccaacaaaaaaaaccacTACCAACAATAGACcatgatagggacactccctCTATCATGGTAAacactagggctgcaacagggtcgggttgggccgggctttatagaaccctaatCCAACCTTAAGTTCCCTTAGTTGGGCtcaggcccaacccgaccctaactcagggtcaAAATagtccaaccctgacccgcccttagggttgggtcgggctgaCCCAGATTGGCCCTGATCTAAGGGCGGGTCGGGCTGACCcggattggccctgatcatggggaggggaaggaaatgcatgggctggaatgggccagggagaaaattatcaatttcaCATAAGATAACactgtaataaaatgtattatatcacttattgtcttcatatataatatattatgtaaCAAAATgtggtgacgtttaaagtttataatatatatattgtatgaATATATATTTTAGAGTGTAACTTAAAACAgagtcgggtcgggtcgggttgggtcgggcttagcccgaggcctcaaccctaacccgacctgaccctgactcagggccagaaatttccagccctgacctgccctcagggccaaatatctcaaccgaggccctattcgggctcagggcaagCCAGAGCGGGTTCAGGCCCTcatggccaaacttgcacccctagtaaACACTaagaaagataagaaagaaaaagcaaTCCCACAGTACAGCTGCGTACTATCCCATAGTTCGGCAACATATATTCTttaacactccccttcaagttggagcatatagaTCACCCATGCCTTGCTTGGAACAGATTTTTTGAAAGACGGGATCAAACAAGGGTTTGGTAAAGACATCACCAAGTTGATCagaagaggaaacaaagggAGTAACAATCAGCTTGTTCAAAATAACATTCCTCACGAAGgaacaatcaacctcaatgggTTTGGTTCTCTCATAAATACTGGATTACTGATAATGTAGATagcaacttgattatcacagaacatTTTCATTGGTGAAGAGTCCGGAAAATCCAACTCCTGGAGTAATGATCTCAACCGCATCAATTCCATTggagtatgagccatagctcgatACTCAACCTCAAACCTCAACACTGAGCGTTGCCATAGTTGTCTGCTTCTTGCGAtgccaggtaactagattaccaccaacaaaggtacaatatccTGTGGTAGATCTTCTATCACCATCAGAGAAACCTACCAACTCAGTACTCTGATGAGGACGATAGATGAGCCCTTTACTTGGAGCACCCTTCAGATAGTGCAAGATGCAACATGCTGCCTCCTAGTGAGCTTTTTTGGTAGattgcataaattgactgataACACCAACCCCAAAGGGAATGTCCGGTCGAgttacaatcaaataaataagcTTACCAACAAATTTCTTATACCTGTGTCTATCTTTAAAGTCTTCATTACCAGTTGTCTTAAGCTTTTGATGAGGGTCCATAGGAGTGTTAGCAGGTTTAGAGGCAAACATACAAGTTTCAGTTACCAGATCTATTACacatttcctttgagagagattaATTCCTTTCCTGCTTCGTAGaacttcaatgccaagaaaatacttgagagACCCCAAATCCTTTATTTGAAAATGCTGATGTAGGTATGTCTTTACTTATGCAATACCaaagatatcatctccagaaataataatatcatcaacatataccacaAGAACCACAACCTTTGAGCTTCGATGTATGGAgctaaatttatcaaaccatgctctagtAGGTTGTTTTAACCATAGATGGCCTTGTTTAGTTTGCAAACTTTGACTGAATCCTGttacccaggaggttgctccatatgaACTTCCTCCTGTAAGTCCCCATATTAGAAAGTTTTTTTTGTGTCCCATTGGTACAGGGGCCAATCCAAATTCACAACCAAAGAAATGATAACACGAACAGAATTTAACTAGGCAACAGGAGAAAAAGTTTCAAAGTAATCCACTCCAAACGTTTGAGTATATCCCTTTGCTATCAATTGAACCTTGAAACATTCAACAGAGGTGCATTCAGGTATAAAATGGTTAATGGAGATTTCTTATTCAGAACCAAGGAGGGCATCCTTTTGATTAAGTAACAGGCAGTAATAACAACATCACAGGGAGCGAGCAATTTCCAAAAAGATGTCTATTTTTACGCTCGGCTACCCCATTTTGCTGTGGAGTATACGAATAGCTATTCTGATGAATCATACCATTGGCTGAGAAAAATGAGAAACTTCCCATTGAACATATTTGAGAGCATTATCAGtttgaaaaattttaatagaaacatcaaactgagtttttatttcatgataaaatttttaaaagacctTAGGAAATTTGGATCAATCTTTCAACAAATAAACTTATGTCAATTGGGAATGATCATCCGCGAAAGTAGCAAAGTAAGAAAAACCTAACCTATTAGTGTTGAAACCATGCGAAACCCATCGAAACCCTTATATCGTTTCGGTAGGCTGcgaaaccgagacaactcaGTCGAAATTTCGAAATCTGCCATTTCAACTGAGTTCTTCCATGTTTTTAACTGACTGGTAGTCAGGGTGGAGGCCGGGCCAAAAACTTTGTAACATCGAACTCTGTTCGCTGAAGCTTCAAATGGTCCAGATTAGTAGTGAGAGGCTGATGGATCTGGAGTTCTTCAATGATACCTTTGTACATACTAAAGTACTCATTCAATGACTTATTTCTTTGTTTGAAATTGAACATCTTCTCAGTATTGGGTAGAGTAATAAATTCCCAATAGAGCACCCAAATCAGCTggtgagataaaaaaaaatttttgcaGTAGCAGCAGGTCTGAAAAAAAGACCTAAAAACAGAGCATCCGCAGGTGTTTGGGAGAAAACCAATTGTAGAAGATCAGGGCAATGACAAGGCCTCAAACTTGAATCGTGTATACCTTAGTGATTACCAATCAACCCTCAAAAACCCAGTAACATCAGATGACTGATCAAAGATTACTCGATCTCAGAAATTGCCAGAAATAGAAGCTGCAGTCATTATAGAGATCAAACTGATTTGAAACTAGGTAAATCTTCATGTGCATCAAGTAGGAGAAGTGGAGGATCCCAGTTTTCGGCTACGTATCATATCAATAACTAGGACCTGTGGCAGTAGATAGGCAGCATAAGGTGTGCTGCAACCAGTATCGATTTATGTCCTGAATGGACCTTCAAAATAGCTTGAATGGAAGATCAATTACTGGTTTGTTATTGCTCTGGTACCATGTAACAGTATTAAGCTTTAATAAACCAGTAATAATGAAtgatagaagaggaagaaggtagAGAGGTCGGTGGACGAAAGAGAGAACTCTGCTGTGggagaaaaacagagccaataGATCTTGCAGTGTCGCACAGTCCTTGCTTATAATAAACATCAGTAGCATAATTACATAAGGAAAGTAATCCTAGTCTAGCTAGGAAACAATAGAAATAGACTTAACTAGAAACCAACAAACAAAACCATTACCAACAATAGaccacgatagggacactccccctatcgtggtaaatactaagaaagataagaaaggaaaaagctATCCCAAGCTATCCCACAGTACATCAGCATATATTCTTTAACAATTACTTCTGGCATGTGGAAGGCATCTGTTGTTGTTAGATTGTGCATCATTGTGAAAAGTGCACTTCTTAAGATACTGGTGCAtgctttccttttctatttccTTCCCCCACTCATGGATCGAAGGCTAAGGTGTAACTTTTATTAGAGTAGGAACTAAGAATTATACTTTCAATGAGTGCACTGTTAACAGTGACACCACTTTTCCACATTTTTCCTTTCCATATTTACTCATTATGTCCAAAgattcttcccctcccccccctccccccgccTCTCTTTGTACACTGAAATGCTTGTTAGAGCTACCTAATGCATTCCAAGTCTTGTTACCTATACATAATGTGTTTACAGGCAAAGGCTCTGGTTTCAAAATTGACTGAGGAGAAAAATTCAGCAATTCAACATAATAACAAACTTCGACAGGAAATGGTGAGGAAATTTACATGCTGACTTCATCTTATAGGTTTCTGATTTTcagttattttattatttataggtCATCATTACTGCTACTTGAAATGGTTCGATGAAGATTTTTATACGCTTGGAAGCTTGTAtaatttgtatatttttttataactttataagcatgttttttatgttttcttgctAATCCTATGCCTTTTGCCTCTTTGGTTAGCGTATCTCTTTGTGTCTTCTCATATATTGCTTGTAAAATGTTATATTAAACTTttggcatctctctctctctcaggggGTTTGTGTTTGTGTATATGTGATAGATCATTCTCTTGTGGAACATACTGCATGTTGAGGTTTAATAGGATGTAGCAGATATGACTtgtcatttattttttgaactACATGGTTGTGACATTGTATAGGGATCCTAATGCAGTCAAGTAATTGACACCTgccttagggttttgggaaggTCCTGCTTGGACAGGTTactaaaagatttttttttggggggagagaGCACCTGGGGCTCTGTTGATTTAGCAAAGTGCCAATGCTTTTAGACTTGGAGGAAATCTTCCTCATACCTTTCCCTCCTTTTGGTTGTAGCTGGTGGTAGCAGCAGGGTTTCTTTTTTGTCCACTGAGCCATCCCACAAAAAGCACTTCCCAATGGCAGACATCCATGATATGAACTGAAATAACTTCAGGAAGTCCTCAGTCAAAGTAAGACAGCATCCTGTGCAATGAAACATGGTGTTGGGGGTCAGGGTtgggactttttttttggggggggggggaggaaggggTGGAGCTGTTCTC is a window encoding:
- the LOC122664334 gene encoding vesicle-associated protein 1-2-like isoform X2, with protein sequence MATGELLSIEPQELKFPFELKKQISCSLQLSNKTDNYVVFKVKTTNPKKYCVRPNTGIVLPRSTCDVIVTMQAQREAPPDMQCKDKFLLQSAVASPGATAKDITPEMFNKESGNQVEEIKLRVVYVSPPQPPSPVPEGSEEGSSPRASVSDNGNVSRAHVEPQGQVSRGYAESQDRASDAKALVSKLTEEKNSAIQHNNKLRQEMELLRRQGSKSSGGIPFLYVVIIGLLGILLGYLLRKT
- the LOC122664334 gene encoding vesicle-associated protein 1-2-like isoform X1 gives rise to the protein MATGELLSIEPQELKFPFELKKQISCSLQLSNKTDNYVVFKVKTTNPKKYCVRPNTGIVLPRSTCDVIVTMQAQREAPPDMQCKDKFLLQSAVASPGATAKDITPEMFNKESGNQVEEIKLRVVYVSPPQPPSPVPEGSEEGSSPRASVSDNGNVNAPEFNAVSRAHVEPQGQVSRGYAESQDRASDAKALVSKLTEEKNSAIQHNNKLRQEMELLRRQGSKSSGGIPFLYVVIIGLLGILLGYLLRKT